The Tubulanus polymorphus chromosome 1, tnTubPoly1.2, whole genome shotgun sequence genome contains a region encoding:
- the LOC141915053 gene encoding REST corepressor 1-like, producing MVAAERNMEEGRNGRRSRGASPNNNNNGHLSDDSSSDDSDSEGGMRIGDMYQAKIPNVIGNPAGDGKYDSKVDAILVWAPSSELTEFKIDEYTMVAKEKHGYNTEQALGMLFWHKHHVEKALADLPNFTPYPDDWTTEDKVLFEQAFSFHGKSFHRIRQMLPDKSISSLVKYYYSWKKTRSRTSLMDRQAKKLANQREDESDGGSEAGSGASDSDIEHPKDGKSDGKPRCSNCGVSASQLHATPKGSLCNSCYQYWRRTGLMRSNLGPKKQELSHSGRHNPIKHKRKPPRGIYLNKEDLIAMATGPSGQGDAILKQLEAEIISLKRQVRQNKQIVSQQAEICTKGVNEIRDGIETQKINPRWTNEELLIAVQGVRKYGNDFLAISEVIGNKSESHVRSFFINYRRRYNLDEVLAEYEAENGLTEETQEKEEEKSKDVEMKSAEPAPSTVTNSSVASTAAISTSSAAIPSTASSTVTVSAAPPPLLKQSPSIMAGGMRPPPLHPQQHQARFQNPNHHHHRTMLHQPPPLIRPNAVPHNNKSVSLQ from the exons ATGGTTGCAGCTGAACGAAATATGGAAGAAGGTCGAAACGGTCGTCGATCCAGAGGCGCAAGTCCCAACAATAATAACAACGGGCACCTGTCCGATGACAGTAGCTCTGATGACTCGGATTCTG AAGGAGGAATGAGAATTGGTGATATGTATCAGGCTAAAATACCCAACGTTATTGGTAACCCTGCTGGTG atGGAAAATATGACAGTAAGGTGGATGCTATATTGGTCTGGGCTCCAAGTTCTGAACTTACAGAATTTAAAA TCGATGAGTACACTATGGTAGCCAAAGAAAAGCATGGTTATAATACCGAACAG GCACTGGGAATGTTATTTTGGCACAAGCATCATGTAGAAAAAGCTCTGGCCGATCTTCCGAATTTTACACCATATCCCGATGACTGGACCACCGAAGATAAAGTGTTGTTTGAACAAGCTTTCAGTTTCCACGGGAAAAGTTTTCACCGAATACGTCAAATG cTTCCTGATAAGTCGATTTCAAGTTTGGTGAAATATTACTATTCGTGGAAGAAAACTCGATCTCGTACGAGCCTCATGGATCGACAAGCTAAGAAACTAGCCAATCAAAGGGAAGACGAAAG TGATGGTGGTTCTGAGGCTGGCAGTGGAGCAAGTGATAGTGACATTGAGCATCCTAAAGATGGG AAAAGTGATGGTAAGCCTCGTTGTTCAAATTGTGGCGTTAGTGCATCTCAGTTGCATGCAACACCTAAAGGATCACTGTGTAACTCATGCTATCAGTATTGGAG ACGTACAGGACTTATGCGCTCGAATCTCGGACCGAAGAAACAAGAACTATCCCACTCTGGACGTCATAATCCTATAAAACACAAACGTAAACCACCGAGGGGAATATATCTGAACAAAGAAGATCTCATTGCGATGGCAACTGGTCCAAGTGGACAAGGAGATGCAATCTTGAAACAACTCGAAGCGGAGATTATCTCGTTGAAACGCCAA GTACGTCAAAATAAACAGATTGTTAGTCAGCAGGCAGAGATTTGTACTAAAGGAGTTAATGAAATACGTGATGGGATT GAAACACAGAAGATAAATCCTCGTTGGACGAATGAAGAGTTACTTATCGCCGTACAGGGTGTCAGAAAATATGGCAATGATTTCCTCGCGATATCTGAAGTCATCGGAAATAAATCAGAATCTCACGTGAGGAGTTTCTTCATCAACTATAGACGACGATACAACCTGGATGAGGTGCTCGCCGAGTATGAAGCTGAAAATGGTCTGACTGAAGAAACTCAGGAGAAAGAGGAAGAAAAATCTAAG GATGTTGAGATGAAGTCTGCTGAACCTGCGCCATCAACGGTAACCAACTCTAGTGTAGCATCTACTGCAGCAATATCTACCTCTTCAGCAGCAATACCCAGCACAGCATCCAGTACTGTAACTGTCAGCGCTGCACCACCACCTTTACTTAAACAAAGCCCATCGATAATGGCAGGAGGAATGAGGCCGCCGCCGTTGCATCCCCAGCAACACCAGGCTAG ATTTCAGAATCCTAACCACCATCATCACAGAACGATGTTGCATCAACCACCCCCATTGATACGACCAAACGCTGTTCCTCACAATAATAAATCTGTAAGCTTACAGTAA
- the LOC141915044 gene encoding vam6/Vps39-like protein isoform X2, with translation MHDAFEAVPILEKLPLAIESIACFEDTLLVGTRDGFLLVYKVRPIPGAAVANFDVSLEKTNKAFARKPVVQLAAIPEFQLLISLSDNQINVHDLTVYAQITTIPRTKGANLFAIDLQETKTMNGEPQYTLRLCVSVRRRLQLYYWKNRDFHELQPELCVSDLIKSMAWCKDSVCVGFTRDYFLINIASGNLKELFTTGKQRESSILRLKNDTVTFAKDNKLRSGSAMDINGIKFKTKNTNSKEVNKNHYDDRLALIRDDMTIFINQDGDPLKHAIKWTNIPSVMAHHPPYLLAVLPKYVEVWTIQPKSLIQSIELKNPKLICESHGTVYVSAQNYVWRLAYRPIADQIKQLLQSKAFELALKLATMIKDPDSQQPGRIHHIQTLYACDLFGQKKFEESMNIFLSLGVDPSNVIGMFPQLLPPDFRSQLNYPEKPPELEGVELEKGLLALIDYLTQKRNQLIKDKDNKELRYTAIVEGNTTIRSKKQLHTIIDTTLLKCYLQTNDALVASLLRLPDNHCHEDESERVLKKYHKYDELVILYERKGLHRKALELLLKHSCKPTSSLEGHERTIQYLQQLGPEYIELIFEYARWVIQSKPNDGIKIFTEDLHEVETLPRDRVLAYIEENAIELAIPYLEHVITVWNDETVEFHNRLITLYRTKCDLPMVQYLATLESGAKPAPAGSEPGELGSYRTRLLLFLETSECYTPERLLTGFPSEAFYEERALLLGRLGRHDHALAIYVLILKDIKMAEEYCKKAYSKTKEGNKDVYLSLLRMYLAPPDTTSLGLKRLSTPNSNAEINVNAALSLLQEHAAHMNTAKALELLPASTKVRDILNFLENVLEDRAATKRDLKLLRCLLYAEHLQVAAERINCQSTKFVIDEEKTCKKCKKRIGTSAFARHPNGDIVHFYCYNDPKSLSGGLDQ, from the exons ATGCACGACGCATTTGAAGCTGTTCCTATATTGGAAAAATTGCCTCTAGCAATTGAATCAATTGCTTGTTTCG AGGATACATTACTTGTCGGTACAAGAGATGGGTTTTTGTTAGTTTACAAAGTTCGACCAATCCCAGGAGCTGCTG TAGCTAATTTTGATGTATCCTTAGAAAAGACAAATAAAGCATTTGCCAGGAAACCAGTTGTACAG CTGGCTGCCATTCCAGAATTTCAACTACTTATTAGTTTATCTGATAACCAGATAAATGTCCATGATTTAACTGTCTATGCACAAATAACAACCATTCCACGGACGAAGGGAGCCAATCTATTCGCCATTGATCTTCAG GAAACTAAAACAATGAATGGGGAGCCTCAGTATACATTACGCCTGTGCGTCTCTGTGAGAAGGAGATTACAGTTATACTACTGGAAAAATAGAGATTTTCACGAGCTTCAG CCTGAACTATGTGTGtctgatttaatcaaatcaatgGCCTGGTGTAAAGATTCAGTGTGTGTAGGATTCACTCGTGATTACTTTCTCATTAAT ATTGCATCTGGGAATCTGAAAGAACTGTTCACTACTGGAAAACAACGAGAATCTTCAATACTCCGATTAAAGAATGACACGGTCACCTTCGCTAAGGACAACAAATTGCGGTCAGGAAGTGCTATGGATATAAATGGAattaaatttaaaacaaaaaataccaATTCAAAAGAAGTTAATAAGAACCATTATGATGATAGACTTGCTCTTATCAGAGATGATATGACAATTTTCATCAATCAAGATGGCGATCCATTGAAACATGCAATCAAGTGGACTAATATTCCATCAGTTATGG CCCATCATCCACCGTACTTACTCGCTGTTCTTCCGAAATATGTTGAAGTTTGGACAATTCAACCAAAATCTCTCATACAAAGTATTGAGCTCAAAAATCCTAAACTGATTTGCGAATCACA CGGAACTGTGTATGTATCTGCCCAGAACTATGTGTGGAGGTTAGCATATAGACCTATAGCTGATCAAATCAAACAATTACTACAGAGTAAAGCTTTTGAATTAGCTCTGAAATTAGCC acaATGATAAAGGATCCAGATTCCCAGCAACCTGGGCGTATTCACCATATACAGACTCTTTATGCGTGTGATCTTTTTGGTCagaaaaaatttgaagaatCCATGAACATATTTCTAAGCCTAGGCGTAG ATCCATCAAATGTAATTGGTATGTTCCCTCAGCTGCTACCACCAGATTTCAGAAGTCAACTTAATTATCCCGAAAAACCTCCGGAATTAGAAGGAGTTGAACTTGAGAAGGGACTACTTGCGTTGATTGACTACCTCACTCAG AAAAGAAATCAACTGATCAAAGACAAAGACAACAAAGAGTTGCGATATACAGCAATTGTTGAAGGCAACACGACCATCAGATCAAAGAAACAGCTGCATACGATCATCGATACAACATTGTTAAAATGCTACCTACAG ACAAATGATGCATTAGTCGCATCACTGCTTCGTTTGCCTGATAACCATTGTCATGAGGATGAAAGTGAACGCGTATTAAAGAAATATCATAAGTATGATGAGCTTGTTATTCTCTATGAAAGAAAAGGGTTACATCGAAAAG CATTAGAATTATTGTTGAAACATTCATGTAAGCCTACGTCTTCACTAGAAGGACATGAAAGGACCATTCAGTATTTGCAGCAACTAG GACCTGAATATATAGAACTTATTTTTGAATATGCTAGATGGGTTATTCAGTCTAAACCTAATGATGGCATAAAG atatttacaGAAGACCTCCATGAGGTTGAAACCTTACCAAGGGATCGTGTTTTAGCTTATATCGAAGAAAATGCAATAGAATTAGCCATTCCTTACTTA gaGCATGTAATTACAGTGTGGAATGATGAAACTGTTGAGTTTCATAACCGTCTCATAACTTTGTACAGAACTAAATGTGACCTTCCAATGGTGCAATATCTCGCTACATTAGAGAGTG GTGCTAAACCTGCTCCAGCTGGTTCAGAACCTGGCGAACTTGGTAGTTATAGAACAAGGCTTTTGTTATTCCTGGAAACATCAGAGTGTTATACACCTGAACGACTTCTTACTGGATTCCCGAGTGAAG CATTTTATGAAGAGCGAGCCCTGCTTTTGGGACGACTGGGACGGCATGATCATGCTCTAGCAATCTATGTATTGATTctaaaagatatcaaaatggcAGAAGA GTACTGTAAAAAAGCATACAGCAAGACAAAAGAAGGAAACAAAGAT GTGTATTTATCGTTACTGAGAATGTATCTTGCACCACCAGACACAACTAGCCTCGGGTTAAAACGATTATCTACTCCAAACTCTAATGCTGAGATCAACGTCAACGCTGCCCTAAGTCTCCTTCAGGAACATGCTGCTCACATGAATACTGCTAAG GCTTTAGAACTTTTGCCTGCATCAACCAAAGTAAGAGATATTCTGAACTTTTTGGAGAATGTTTTGGAAGACCGGGCTGCAACCAAGCGTGACTTAAAACTATTAAGATGTCTCCTTTACGCCGAACATTTGCAG GTTGCTGCTGAACGTATTAATTGTCAGTCAACGAAATTTGTCATTGACGAAGAAAAGACATGCAAGAAATGCAAAAAACGAATTGGAACAAG tgcaTTTGCTCGTCATCCGAATGGTGATATAGTACATTTCTATTGTTACAATGATCCTAAAAGTTTATCAGGTGGTTTGGATCAGTGA
- the LOC141915044 gene encoding vam6/Vps39-like protein isoform X1, producing the protein MHDAFEAVPILEKLPLAIESIACFEDTLLVGTRDGFLLVYKVRPIPGAAVLVANFDVSLEKTNKAFARKPVVQLAAIPEFQLLISLSDNQINVHDLTVYAQITTIPRTKGANLFAIDLQETKTMNGEPQYTLRLCVSVRRRLQLYYWKNRDFHELQPELCVSDLIKSMAWCKDSVCVGFTRDYFLINIASGNLKELFTTGKQRESSILRLKNDTVTFAKDNKLRSGSAMDINGIKFKTKNTNSKEVNKNHYDDRLALIRDDMTIFINQDGDPLKHAIKWTNIPSVMAHHPPYLLAVLPKYVEVWTIQPKSLIQSIELKNPKLICESHGTVYVSAQNYVWRLAYRPIADQIKQLLQSKAFELALKLATMIKDPDSQQPGRIHHIQTLYACDLFGQKKFEESMNIFLSLGVDPSNVIGMFPQLLPPDFRSQLNYPEKPPELEGVELEKGLLALIDYLTQKRNQLIKDKDNKELRYTAIVEGNTTIRSKKQLHTIIDTTLLKCYLQTNDALVASLLRLPDNHCHEDESERVLKKYHKYDELVILYERKGLHRKALELLLKHSCKPTSSLEGHERTIQYLQQLGPEYIELIFEYARWVIQSKPNDGIKIFTEDLHEVETLPRDRVLAYIEENAIELAIPYLEHVITVWNDETVEFHNRLITLYRTKCDLPMVQYLATLESGAKPAPAGSEPGELGSYRTRLLLFLETSECYTPERLLTGFPSEAFYEERALLLGRLGRHDHALAIYVLILKDIKMAEEYCKKAYSKTKEGNKDVYLSLLRMYLAPPDTTSLGLKRLSTPNSNAEINVNAALSLLQEHAAHMNTAKALELLPASTKVRDILNFLENVLEDRAATKRDLKLLRCLLYAEHLQVAAERINCQSTKFVIDEEKTCKKCKKRIGTSAFARHPNGDIVHFYCYNDPKSLSGGLDQ; encoded by the exons ATGCACGACGCATTTGAAGCTGTTCCTATATTGGAAAAATTGCCTCTAGCAATTGAATCAATTGCTTGTTTCG AGGATACATTACTTGTCGGTACAAGAGATGGGTTTTTGTTAGTTTACAAAGTTCGACCAATCCCAGGAGCTGCTG TACTAGTAGCTAATTTTGATGTATCCTTAGAAAAGACAAATAAAGCATTTGCCAGGAAACCAGTTGTACAG CTGGCTGCCATTCCAGAATTTCAACTACTTATTAGTTTATCTGATAACCAGATAAATGTCCATGATTTAACTGTCTATGCACAAATAACAACCATTCCACGGACGAAGGGAGCCAATCTATTCGCCATTGATCTTCAG GAAACTAAAACAATGAATGGGGAGCCTCAGTATACATTACGCCTGTGCGTCTCTGTGAGAAGGAGATTACAGTTATACTACTGGAAAAATAGAGATTTTCACGAGCTTCAG CCTGAACTATGTGTGtctgatttaatcaaatcaatgGCCTGGTGTAAAGATTCAGTGTGTGTAGGATTCACTCGTGATTACTTTCTCATTAAT ATTGCATCTGGGAATCTGAAAGAACTGTTCACTACTGGAAAACAACGAGAATCTTCAATACTCCGATTAAAGAATGACACGGTCACCTTCGCTAAGGACAACAAATTGCGGTCAGGAAGTGCTATGGATATAAATGGAattaaatttaaaacaaaaaataccaATTCAAAAGAAGTTAATAAGAACCATTATGATGATAGACTTGCTCTTATCAGAGATGATATGACAATTTTCATCAATCAAGATGGCGATCCATTGAAACATGCAATCAAGTGGACTAATATTCCATCAGTTATGG CCCATCATCCACCGTACTTACTCGCTGTTCTTCCGAAATATGTTGAAGTTTGGACAATTCAACCAAAATCTCTCATACAAAGTATTGAGCTCAAAAATCCTAAACTGATTTGCGAATCACA CGGAACTGTGTATGTATCTGCCCAGAACTATGTGTGGAGGTTAGCATATAGACCTATAGCTGATCAAATCAAACAATTACTACAGAGTAAAGCTTTTGAATTAGCTCTGAAATTAGCC acaATGATAAAGGATCCAGATTCCCAGCAACCTGGGCGTATTCACCATATACAGACTCTTTATGCGTGTGATCTTTTTGGTCagaaaaaatttgaagaatCCATGAACATATTTCTAAGCCTAGGCGTAG ATCCATCAAATGTAATTGGTATGTTCCCTCAGCTGCTACCACCAGATTTCAGAAGTCAACTTAATTATCCCGAAAAACCTCCGGAATTAGAAGGAGTTGAACTTGAGAAGGGACTACTTGCGTTGATTGACTACCTCACTCAG AAAAGAAATCAACTGATCAAAGACAAAGACAACAAAGAGTTGCGATATACAGCAATTGTTGAAGGCAACACGACCATCAGATCAAAGAAACAGCTGCATACGATCATCGATACAACATTGTTAAAATGCTACCTACAG ACAAATGATGCATTAGTCGCATCACTGCTTCGTTTGCCTGATAACCATTGTCATGAGGATGAAAGTGAACGCGTATTAAAGAAATATCATAAGTATGATGAGCTTGTTATTCTCTATGAAAGAAAAGGGTTACATCGAAAAG CATTAGAATTATTGTTGAAACATTCATGTAAGCCTACGTCTTCACTAGAAGGACATGAAAGGACCATTCAGTATTTGCAGCAACTAG GACCTGAATATATAGAACTTATTTTTGAATATGCTAGATGGGTTATTCAGTCTAAACCTAATGATGGCATAAAG atatttacaGAAGACCTCCATGAGGTTGAAACCTTACCAAGGGATCGTGTTTTAGCTTATATCGAAGAAAATGCAATAGAATTAGCCATTCCTTACTTA gaGCATGTAATTACAGTGTGGAATGATGAAACTGTTGAGTTTCATAACCGTCTCATAACTTTGTACAGAACTAAATGTGACCTTCCAATGGTGCAATATCTCGCTACATTAGAGAGTG GTGCTAAACCTGCTCCAGCTGGTTCAGAACCTGGCGAACTTGGTAGTTATAGAACAAGGCTTTTGTTATTCCTGGAAACATCAGAGTGTTATACACCTGAACGACTTCTTACTGGATTCCCGAGTGAAG CATTTTATGAAGAGCGAGCCCTGCTTTTGGGACGACTGGGACGGCATGATCATGCTCTAGCAATCTATGTATTGATTctaaaagatatcaaaatggcAGAAGA GTACTGTAAAAAAGCATACAGCAAGACAAAAGAAGGAAACAAAGAT GTGTATTTATCGTTACTGAGAATGTATCTTGCACCACCAGACACAACTAGCCTCGGGTTAAAACGATTATCTACTCCAAACTCTAATGCTGAGATCAACGTCAACGCTGCCCTAAGTCTCCTTCAGGAACATGCTGCTCACATGAATACTGCTAAG GCTTTAGAACTTTTGCCTGCATCAACCAAAGTAAGAGATATTCTGAACTTTTTGGAGAATGTTTTGGAAGACCGGGCTGCAACCAAGCGTGACTTAAAACTATTAAGATGTCTCCTTTACGCCGAACATTTGCAG GTTGCTGCTGAACGTATTAATTGTCAGTCAACGAAATTTGTCATTGACGAAGAAAAGACATGCAAGAAATGCAAAAAACGAATTGGAACAAG tgcaTTTGCTCGTCATCCGAATGGTGATATAGTACATTTCTATTGTTACAATGATCCTAAAAGTTTATCAGGTGGTTTGGATCAGTGA